The following proteins are encoded in a genomic region of Neomonachus schauinslandi chromosome 7, ASM220157v2, whole genome shotgun sequence:
- the FCHSD1 gene encoding F-BAR and double SH3 domains protein 1 isoform X1: MQPPPRKVKPAQEVKLRFLEQLSILQTRQQREADLLEDIRSYSKQRAAIEREYGQALQKLAGPFLKREGHRSGEMDSRMVFGAWRCLLDATVAGGQARLQASDRYRDLAGGTGRSAKEQVLRKGAENLQRAQAEVLQSIRELSRSRKLYGQRERVWALAQEKAADVQSRLNRSDHGLFHTRTSLQKLSTKLSAQSAQYSQQLRVARNEYLLNLVATNAHLDHYYQEELPALLKALVSELLEHLRDPLTFLSRTELEAAEMALEHARRGGQATSQVSWEQDLKLFLQEPGVFSPTPPQEFQPAGTDQVCALELEEDTGGMAGDHSLEKEVQRWTSRAARDYKIQNHGHRVLQRLEQRRQQAPEREAPGIDQRLQEVRESIRRAQVSQVKGAARLALLRGAGLDVQRWLKPAMTQAQDEVEQERRLSEARLSQRDLSPTAEDAELSDFEECEETGELFEEPAPAALTTRPLPCPAHVVFSYQAGHEDELTITEGEWLEVIEEGDADEWVKARNEHGEAGFVPERYLNFPDLSFPESGHDSDNPSGAEPTAFLARALYSYTGQSAEELSFPEGALIRLLPRAQDGVDDGFWRGEFGGHVGVFPSLLVEELLGPPALPELSDPEQMLPSPSPPSFSPPVPTSALDGAPAPVLPVDQDLDCPGPLDMMVPRLRPMRPPPPPPAKAPDPGHPDSLT, from the exons ATGCAGCCGCCGCCCCGAAAA GTGAAGCCGGCCCAGGAGGTCAAGCTTCGCTTCCTGGAGCAGCTGAGCATCCTTCAGACCCGGCAGCAGAGGGAGGCCGATCTGCTGGAGGACATCAG GTCCTACAGCAAGCAGAGGGCAGCCATTGAACGGGAATATGGACAG GCACTCCAGAAACTGGCTGGGCCATTCCTGAAGAGGGAAGGTCACCGGAGTGGGGAGATGGACAGCAG GATGGTGTTTGGTGCCTGGCGCTGCCTGCTGGATGCCACCGTGGCTGGGGGCCAAGCCCGGCTTCAGGCGTCTGACCGATACCGTGACCTGGCAGGGGGCACAGGGCGGAGTGCCAaggagcaggtgctcaggaag GGAGCAGAGAACCTCCAGAGGGCGCAAGCTGAGGTGCTGCAGTCTATCCGGGAGCTGAGCCGAAGTCGGAAGCTATATGGCCAGCGAGAACGTGTGTGGGCCTTGGCACAGGAGAAGGCGGCTGATGTCCAGTCTAG ATTGAACCGAAGTGATCACGGGCTCTTCCACACTCGGACCAGTCTCCAGAAACTCAGCACCAAG CTGTCTGCCCAGTCAGCCCAGTACTCCCAGCAGCTGAGAGTAGCCCGCAATGAGTACCTGCTCAACTTGGTGGCCACCAATGCCCACCTTGACCACTACTACCAGGAGGAATTGCCAGCCCTGCTCAAG GCCCTGGTCAGTGAGCTGTTGGAACACTTGAGGGACCCCCTGACCTTCCTAAGCCGCACTGAGCTGGAAGCTGCAGAGATGGCCCTGGAGCATGCCCGCCGTGGAGGGCAGGCAACCTCCCAG GTAAGCTGGGAGCAGGATCTGAAGCTCTTTCTTCAGGAGCCTGGAGTATTTTCCCCTACACCGCCTCAGGAGTTTCAGCCTGCAGGGACTGATCAG GTGTGTGccctggagctggaggaggacACAGGAGGCATGGCAGGGGACCATAGCCTGGAGAAGGAGGTTCAGCGCTGGACGAGCCGAGCTGCCCGAGACTACAAGATCCAGAACCATGGGCATCGG GTGCTGCAGCGGCTGGAGCAGAGGCGACAGCAGGCTCCAGAGCGGGAGGCTCCAGGTATAGATCAGCGGCTGCAGGAAGTGAGGGAGAGCATCCGGCGGGCACAG GTGAGCCAGGTGAAGGGGGCTGCCCGGCTGGCCCTGCTACGAGGAGCTGGCCTCGATGTGCAGCGCTGGCTAAAGCCAGCCATGACCCAGGCCCAGGATGAGGTGGAGCAGGAGCGACGGCTCAGTGAGGCCCGGCTGTCCCAGAGGGACCTCTCTCCCACG GCTGAGGATGCTGAGCTCTCTGACTTTGAGGAATGTGAGGAGACAGGGGAGCTCTTTGAGGAGCCTGCCCCGGCAGCCTTGACCActaggcccctcccctgccctgcacaTGTGGTGTTCAGCTATCAG GCAGGGCATGAGGATGAGCTGACCATCACAGAGGGCGAGTGGCTGGAGGTCATAGAAGAGGGAGATGCTGATGAATGGGTCAAG GCTCGAAACGAGCACGGCGAGGCAGGCTTTGTCCCTGAGCGGTATCTCAACTTCCCGGACCTCTCCTTCCCTGAGAGTGGCCACGACAGCGACAATCCCTCAGGGGCAGAGCCCACAG CCTTCCTGGCCCGTGCCCTATATAGCTACACAGGACAGAGTGCAGAGGAGCTGAGCTTCCCCGAGGGGGCGCTTATCCGCCTGCTGCCCCGGGCCCAGGATGGAGTGGATGATGGCTTCTGGAGGGGAGAATTCGGGGGCCATGTGGGGGTTTTCCCCTCCCTGCTAGTGGAGGAGCTGCTTGGCCCCCCAGCACTGCCTGAACTCTCAGACCCGGAACAG ATGCTGCCATCTCCTTCTCCTCCTAGCTTCTCACCTCCTGTGCCCACCTCTGCCTTGGATGGAGCCCCTGCACCTGTGCTGCCTGTGG ACCAAGACCTGGACTGCCCTGGACCCCTGGACATGATGGTACCTCGACTCAGGCCG ATGCGTCCACCGCCTCCCCCACCAGCTAAAGCCCCGGATCCTGGCCACCCAGATTCTCTCACCTGA
- the FCHSD1 gene encoding F-BAR and double SH3 domains protein 1 isoform X2 — protein MQPPPRKVKPAQEVKLRFLEQLSILQTRQQREADLLEDIRSYSKQRAAIEREYGQALQKLAGPFLKREGHRSGEMDSRGRMVFGAWRCLLDATVAGGQARLQASDRYRDLAGGTGRSAKEQVLRKGAENLQRAQAEVLQSIRELSRSRKLYGQRERVWALAQEKAADVQSRLNRSDHGLFHTRTSLQKLSTKLSAQSAQYSQQLRVARNEYLLNLVATNAHLDHYYQEELPALLKALVSELLEHLRDPLTFLSRTELEAAEMALEHARRGGQATSQVSWEQDLKLFLQEPGVFSPTPPQEFQPAGTDQVCALELEEDTGGMAGDHSLEKEVQRWTSRAARDYKIQNHGHRVLQRLEQRRQQAPEREAPGIDQRLQEVRESIRRAQVSQVKGAARLALLRGAGLDVQRWLKPAMTQAQDEVEQERRLSEARLSQRDLSPTAEDAELSDFEECEETGELFEEPAPAALTTRPLPCPAHVVFSYQAGHEDELTITEGEWLEVIEEGDADEWVKARNEHGEAGFVPERYLNFPDLSFPESGHDSDNPSGAEPTAFLARALYSYTGQSAEELSFPEGALIRLLPRAQDGVDDGFWRGEFGGHVGVFPSLLVEELLGPPALPELSDPEQMLPSPSPPSFSPPVPTSALDGAPAPVLPVDQDLDCPGPLDMMVPRLRPMRPPPPPPAKAPDPGHPDSLT, from the exons ATGCAGCCGCCGCCCCGAAAA GTGAAGCCGGCCCAGGAGGTCAAGCTTCGCTTCCTGGAGCAGCTGAGCATCCTTCAGACCCGGCAGCAGAGGGAGGCCGATCTGCTGGAGGACATCAG GTCCTACAGCAAGCAGAGGGCAGCCATTGAACGGGAATATGGACAG GCACTCCAGAAACTGGCTGGGCCATTCCTGAAGAGGGAAGGTCACCGGAGTGGGGAGATGGACAGCAG AGGCAGGATGGTGTTTGGTGCCTGGCGCTGCCTGCTGGATGCCACCGTGGCTGGGGGCCAAGCCCGGCTTCAGGCGTCTGACCGATACCGTGACCTGGCAGGGGGCACAGGGCGGAGTGCCAaggagcaggtgctcaggaag GGAGCAGAGAACCTCCAGAGGGCGCAAGCTGAGGTGCTGCAGTCTATCCGGGAGCTGAGCCGAAGTCGGAAGCTATATGGCCAGCGAGAACGTGTGTGGGCCTTGGCACAGGAGAAGGCGGCTGATGTCCAGTCTAG ATTGAACCGAAGTGATCACGGGCTCTTCCACACTCGGACCAGTCTCCAGAAACTCAGCACCAAG CTGTCTGCCCAGTCAGCCCAGTACTCCCAGCAGCTGAGAGTAGCCCGCAATGAGTACCTGCTCAACTTGGTGGCCACCAATGCCCACCTTGACCACTACTACCAGGAGGAATTGCCAGCCCTGCTCAAG GCCCTGGTCAGTGAGCTGTTGGAACACTTGAGGGACCCCCTGACCTTCCTAAGCCGCACTGAGCTGGAAGCTGCAGAGATGGCCCTGGAGCATGCCCGCCGTGGAGGGCAGGCAACCTCCCAG GTAAGCTGGGAGCAGGATCTGAAGCTCTTTCTTCAGGAGCCTGGAGTATTTTCCCCTACACCGCCTCAGGAGTTTCAGCCTGCAGGGACTGATCAG GTGTGTGccctggagctggaggaggacACAGGAGGCATGGCAGGGGACCATAGCCTGGAGAAGGAGGTTCAGCGCTGGACGAGCCGAGCTGCCCGAGACTACAAGATCCAGAACCATGGGCATCGG GTGCTGCAGCGGCTGGAGCAGAGGCGACAGCAGGCTCCAGAGCGGGAGGCTCCAGGTATAGATCAGCGGCTGCAGGAAGTGAGGGAGAGCATCCGGCGGGCACAG GTGAGCCAGGTGAAGGGGGCTGCCCGGCTGGCCCTGCTACGAGGAGCTGGCCTCGATGTGCAGCGCTGGCTAAAGCCAGCCATGACCCAGGCCCAGGATGAGGTGGAGCAGGAGCGACGGCTCAGTGAGGCCCGGCTGTCCCAGAGGGACCTCTCTCCCACG GCTGAGGATGCTGAGCTCTCTGACTTTGAGGAATGTGAGGAGACAGGGGAGCTCTTTGAGGAGCCTGCCCCGGCAGCCTTGACCActaggcccctcccctgccctgcacaTGTGGTGTTCAGCTATCAG GCAGGGCATGAGGATGAGCTGACCATCACAGAGGGCGAGTGGCTGGAGGTCATAGAAGAGGGAGATGCTGATGAATGGGTCAAG GCTCGAAACGAGCACGGCGAGGCAGGCTTTGTCCCTGAGCGGTATCTCAACTTCCCGGACCTCTCCTTCCCTGAGAGTGGCCACGACAGCGACAATCCCTCAGGGGCAGAGCCCACAG CCTTCCTGGCCCGTGCCCTATATAGCTACACAGGACAGAGTGCAGAGGAGCTGAGCTTCCCCGAGGGGGCGCTTATCCGCCTGCTGCCCCGGGCCCAGGATGGAGTGGATGATGGCTTCTGGAGGGGAGAATTCGGGGGCCATGTGGGGGTTTTCCCCTCCCTGCTAGTGGAGGAGCTGCTTGGCCCCCCAGCACTGCCTGAACTCTCAGACCCGGAACAG ATGCTGCCATCTCCTTCTCCTCCTAGCTTCTCACCTCCTGTGCCCACCTCTGCCTTGGATGGAGCCCCTGCACCTGTGCTGCCTGTGG ACCAAGACCTGGACTGCCCTGGACCCCTGGACATGATGGTACCTCGACTCAGGCCG ATGCGTCCACCGCCTCCCCCACCAGCTAAAGCCCCGGATCCTGGCCACCCAGATTCTCTCACCTGA
- the RELL2 gene encoding RELT-like protein 2, with amino-acid sequence MSEPQPDLEPPQHGLYMLFLLVLVFFLMGLVGFMICHVLKKKGYRCRTSRGSEPDDAQLQPPEDDDMNEDTVERIVRCIIQNEANAEALKEMLGDSEGEGTVQLSSVDVTSSLQDGAPSHHHTVHLGSAAPCIHCSRNKRPPLVRQGRSKEGKSRPRPGETTVFSVGRFRVTHIEKRYGLHEHRDGSPTDRSWGSGGGQDTGGSQGSGGGQPRAGIPATESVPPERPQPLGLASPPIQNGGLRDGSLVPCALEGNPRASAEPMLGAGRKGPSPGLASREAIGQPSKLDTSDHQVSPPRGAGGV; translated from the exons ATGTCGGAACCACAGCCAGACCTGGAGCCGCCCCAACATGGGCTATAcatgctcttcctgcttgtgctggTCTTCTTCCTCATGGGCCTCGTAGGCTTCATGATCTGCCACGTGCTCAAGAAGAAGGGCTACCGCTGCCGCACGTCGAGGGGCTCGGAGCCTGACGATGCCCAGCTCCAGCCCC CTGAGGACGATGACATGAATGAGGACACCGTAGAGAGGATTGTTCGCTGCATCATCCAAAATGAAG CCAATGCTGAGGCCTTGAAGGAGATGCTGGGGGACAGTGAAGGAGAAGGGACAGTGCAGCTGTCCAG CGTGGATGTTACCTCCAGCCTGCAAGATGGAGCCCCTTCCCATCATCACACAGTGCATCTGGGCTCTGCAGCCCCTTGCATCCACTGCAGCCGCAACAAGAGGCCCCCACTTGTCCGCCAGGGACGCTCCAAGGAAGGAAAGAGCCGCCCCCGGCCTGGAGAGACCACCGTGTTCTCTGTGGGCAG gtTCCGGGTGACACACATTGAGAAACGCTATGGACTACATGAGCATCGTGATGGCTCTCCCACGGACAGGAGCTGGGGGTCTGGTGGAGGGCAGGACACAGGGGGTAGTCAGGGGTCTGGGGGAGGGCAGCCCAGGGCAGGGATACCTGCCACTGAGAGTGTGCCCCCTGAGAGGCCACAGCCCCTGGGCCTCGCCAGTCCCCCAATACAGAACGGAGGACTCAGGGATGGCAGCCTAGTCCCTTGTGCACTTGAGGGGAACCCTAGAGCCTCTGCAGAGCCCATGCTAGGGGCTGGAAGGAAGGGCCCAAGCCCAGGACTGGCCAGTCGAGAGGCAATTGGACAGCCAAGCAAACTGGACACCTCAGATCACCAG GTGTCCCCACCACGGGGAGCAGGGGGTGTGTGA